The DNA window CTGTTCCCGGCCTTTTGAAATTACAGGGAAGGATAATGTCCTTACAGATTGAAGTTTACCATGGCGGGGACTATAATGGAAACAGATTGACAGGAAAGCGAGAGGAGGAGTTCATATGTACGATCTTTGTATTTACAATTCCAGGATTATGGATCCGGAGAGTGGATACGACGCCGTGGGGGCGGTGGCGGTTTCAGGGGGAAAGATTGTTTCTGTAACAAGAGAGCCGGTGGAGGCAGCCGTGATGATAAATGCCGGTGGAATGGTGACCGCTCCGGGATTTATTGATATACATACCCATGAGGATGATATTTCCGATTACCAGGAGCTCATGCTGCCGAGACAAATTTCAGAATGTGCGGTAAAAACAGGGGTTACCACTATTATTACGGGAAACTGCGGCAGTTCTTCTGCTTCTGCGTCAAAATATTATGAGGCGGTCAGACAGAATGAATATCCGTGCAACTGCTATATGATGGCGGGAAATGTGACGCTCAGGAGGCAGGCGGGGCTGGGAAGCTATGACCGGGCCGGCCGGGAGCAGATTGAACAGATGTGTGCACTTTTTCAGAAAATGATGGATGAAGGGGCTGTCGGCCTGTCTTTTGGCCTGGAGTACGATCCGGGCGCCTGTTGGGAAGAGGAGGAGGCATTATGCAGGGTTGCGGCTGCTAATGACAGGATCGTTTCCGTCCATATGCGTTACGGCTATCCGGAGAAGGTGGAGGAAACGCTGGAGGAAGTGATTGCCCTGTCGGAGAAGACGGGAGCGAAGTTTGAGATCTCACACTTTGCCGCTAATGTTTACGGAGAAGGAAAGGTGGCCTGGGCGGACAGAAGGCTCAGGGCGTCAGGAGCCGATATTACCTGCGACATGTATCCGTACAACGTATGGTCTACCGTCCTTCAGTCGGCGGTATTTGACGAGGGTGCATTTGATAATTTTAATTTCTCCGTGGAAGATTTGGAAATCCTGACCGGTGAATACGCGGGTCAGTACTGCAATAAGGAGCTGTTTAAACGTCTGAGAAAAGAGCCGGAGAGTATCATGACGGCATGTCACAATGCGATGCCGATGGAGGATGTGGAAGCGGCGTATCAACTGCCCTATGTAATGGTGGGCAGTGACGGCAATATGCAGGCAACGGTGGATGGACACATTCTGGGTCATCCCAGAGGGGCGGGAAGCCCGGCCAGATTTCTGGGGCATTTTGTCCGTGAACGGAAATTGATGGATCTGATGACTGGAATCAGTAAATTGACGCTGCTTCCGGCCAGGCGTATGGGACTTGATTCTAAGGGGCGGCTGGCTGCCGGCTGTGATGCGGATCTCGTTGTCTTTAACCCTGAAACCATTGCTGACAGGGCAAAGTTCGGGGTGGATGTCTGCGGTCTGGCTCCGGCGGGGATTCTTTTTACGGTTAACGGCGGAAAAATTGTATACCAGGGTGGCCGATAAACGGAACAGGCCGTGTTATTGTGTAAACGATTGCTCGGGTAAGCGATTGATTGAGTAAACGAAAACCGGTAAGCTTCGCCTACCGGTTTTCGCT is part of the [Clostridium] symbiosum genome and encodes:
- a CDS encoding amidohydrolase family protein, with product MYDLCIYNSRIMDPESGYDAVGAVAVSGGKIVSVTREPVEAAVMINAGGMVTAPGFIDIHTHEDDISDYQELMLPRQISECAVKTGVTTIITGNCGSSSASASKYYEAVRQNEYPCNCYMMAGNVTLRRQAGLGSYDRAGREQIEQMCALFQKMMDEGAVGLSFGLEYDPGACWEEEEALCRVAAANDRIVSVHMRYGYPEKVEETLEEVIALSEKTGAKFEISHFAANVYGEGKVAWADRRLRASGADITCDMYPYNVWSTVLQSAVFDEGAFDNFNFSVEDLEILTGEYAGQYCNKELFKRLRKEPESIMTACHNAMPMEDVEAAYQLPYVMVGSDGNMQATVDGHILGHPRGAGSPARFLGHFVRERKLMDLMTGISKLTLLPARRMGLDSKGRLAAGCDADLVVFNPETIADRAKFGVDVCGLAPAGILFTVNGGKIVYQGGR